Proteins from a single region of Alphaproteobacteria bacterium:
- a CDS encoding polyprenyl synthetase family protein encodes MSRVREALTQAVESVESELKSLLPAGDGLDSRVFEAMTYALFAGGKRLRPFFVLTSAELFEVPEAWARRVAAAVEMVHTYSLVHDDLPAMDDDDLRRGQPTCHVQFDEATAILAGDALLTLAFGVLAEPETHPDGNVRAELVAALARAAGASGMVGGQMMDLAAEHQELDVGAITRLQRLKTGELIAFSCEAGGILGAAPAEARTALHAYAHDLGLAFQITDDLLDETGSATDLGKAVGKDAAAGKATFVSILGVEGARRQAVMLAEQAVEHLDLFGKKADLLRDIARYVVDRRG; translated from the coding sequence GTGTCCCGGGTAAGGGAAGCGCTGACGCAGGCGGTGGAGTCCGTCGAGAGCGAGCTGAAGAGCCTGTTGCCGGCCGGTGATGGACTCGATTCCCGCGTCTTCGAGGCCATGACCTACGCCTTGTTTGCGGGCGGCAAGCGGTTACGCCCGTTCTTCGTTCTTACATCGGCCGAGCTTTTCGAGGTCCCGGAGGCCTGGGCGCGCCGGGTCGCGGCCGCAGTGGAGATGGTTCATACCTATTCGCTCGTCCACGATGACTTGCCGGCCATGGATGACGATGATCTCCGCCGCGGGCAGCCTACCTGTCACGTTCAGTTCGACGAGGCCACGGCGATCCTCGCCGGCGACGCGCTGTTGACGCTCGCTTTTGGCGTTCTGGCGGAGCCCGAGACTCACCCGGATGGCAATGTTCGCGCCGAGCTGGTGGCTGCGCTGGCCAGGGCGGCCGGCGCATCGGGCATGGTCGGTGGCCAGATGATGGATCTGGCCGCGGAACATCAGGAACTCGACGTTGGTGCCATTACCCGTCTGCAACGGCTCAAGACCGGTGAGCTCATCGCGTTTTCCTGCGAGGCAGGCGGGATACTGGGGGCGGCTCCAGCCGAGGCGCGCACGGCGTTGCATGCCTATGCCCATGATCTCGGTCTGGCTTTTCAGATCACCGACGATCTGCTGGACGAAACCGGCAGCGCAACCGATTTGGGCAAGGCCGTCGGCAAGGATGCGGCCGCGGGAAAGGCGACCTTCGTTTCGATCCTGGGCGTCGAGGGGGCGCGGCGACAGGCGGTGATGCTGGCCGAGCAGGCAGTGGAACATCTTGATTTATTCGGAAAAAAGGCCGACCTTCTAAGGGATATAGCCCGGTATGTGGTCGATCGCCGCGGCTAA
- a CDS encoding histone deacetylase family protein, which yields MMTPIYTHDSCIAHDPGPGHPERPDRLRAVLRRLRQPDFAQLVWCEAAPATRAAVARAHDAAYVDWLLDQVPESGRIGLDGDTFLSPASGEAALLAAGAVCQAIDAVMAGKADNAFCAVRPPGHHAEAGHAMGFCLFNNIAIGAHHARAEHDLARVAMVDFDVHHGNGTQHMFERDPAFFFASTHQGGIYPGTGARDECGVGNVVNMPLPAMAGSADFRDAMTSTILPALAAFAPELVLISAGFDAHAADPLAMLDLQAADFAWATARILEVAASPAAGRVVSTLEGGYDLDALADCAAAHVGALLAAGASGTTV from the coding sequence TTGATGACCCCGATTTATACGCACGATTCCTGTATCGCCCATGATCCGGGCCCGGGCCATCCCGAACGGCCCGACCGTCTGCGCGCGGTGCTCCGACGGTTGCGCCAGCCGGATTTTGCGCAACTCGTCTGGTGCGAGGCGGCGCCGGCGACGCGCGCGGCCGTCGCACGGGCGCATGACGCGGCTTATGTGGACTGGCTGCTCGACCAGGTGCCCGAATCCGGCCGGATCGGCCTGGATGGCGACACGTTTCTCTCGCCCGCCTCGGGCGAGGCGGCGTTGCTGGCGGCGGGGGCAGTATGCCAGGCGATCGATGCGGTCATGGCGGGCAAGGCGGATAATGCCTTTTGTGCCGTGCGCCCGCCCGGTCACCATGCGGAAGCCGGGCACGCCATGGGGTTCTGTCTGTTCAATAACATAGCGATCGGGGCCCATCATGCGCGCGCCGAACACGACCTTGCGCGTGTCGCGATGGTCGATTTCGACGTGCATCACGGCAACGGTACCCAGCACATGTTCGAGCGCGATCCGGCGTTCTTCTTCGCCTCGACCCATCAGGGAGGAATCTATCCCGGCACCGGTGCGCGCGACGAGTGCGGTGTCGGCAACGTGGTCAACATGCCCCTGCCAGCCATGGCGGGATCGGCCGATTTCCGTGACGCGATGACCTCGACCATCCTCCCGGCGCTTGCTGCGTTCGCCCCGGAACTCGTGCTGATCTCCGCGGGTTTCGACGCCCATGCGGCGGATCCGCTCGCCATGCTCGATTTGCAGGCCGCGGATTTCGCCTGGGCGACGGCCCGCATCCTCGAGGTTGCCGCGTCCCCGGCCGCCGGCCGCGTCGTGTCCACCCTCGAGGGGGGCTACGATCTCGATGCCCTTGCGGATTGCGCGGCCGCCCATGTGGGGGCTCTTCTTGCGGCCGGCGCCTCCGGCACCACCGTGTGA
- a CDS encoding IS1595 family transposase, which yields MAKAPTVHEFFQRFPDDDTCLDHLMTVRYGKSLDCPGCGVHGKFHRLKKRPVYSCQWCGYQISPMEGTPFERTHTPLTKWFYAMYLFTTSRHGVPAKELQRQLGVTYKTAWRMGHELRKYMGVVDGDPPLGGHTEVDETMIGGYRPGKRGRGAAGKTIVFGMLERGGDVMTRVVPNARKATLERHILEHVHSGTTISTDEWIAYRKLARHGYQHGRVDHSRDQWVSGIHHTNSIEGFWSMLKRSIRGTHIHVSRQHLSKYLGEFEFRWNSRHAPEMMFARLLMSF from the coding sequence ATGGCCAAGGCACCTACGGTTCACGAATTCTTCCAGCGCTTCCCGGACGACGATACCTGCCTGGATCACCTTATGACCGTACGCTATGGCAAGTCGCTGGACTGCCCAGGCTGCGGCGTTCACGGCAAGTTTCATCGCCTGAAAAAGCGCCCTGTCTATAGCTGCCAATGGTGCGGCTACCAGATCAGTCCGATGGAAGGCACGCCCTTTGAGCGGACCCATACGCCGCTTACAAAGTGGTTCTATGCCATGTATCTGTTCACGACCTCCCGGCATGGCGTTCCAGCCAAGGAACTGCAGCGCCAGTTGGGTGTGACCTACAAGACAGCGTGGCGCATGGGCCATGAACTTCGCAAGTACATGGGCGTAGTTGACGGCGATCCGCCGCTTGGCGGGCATACCGAAGTTGACGAAACCATGATCGGCGGATACAGGCCCGGCAAACGCGGTCGCGGGGCGGCGGGTAAGACTATCGTTTTCGGCATGCTTGAGCGTGGTGGCGATGTTATGACCCGCGTTGTTCCGAATGCCCGCAAGGCAACGCTTGAGCGGCACATTCTTGAGCATGTCCACTCCGGCACAACTATCAGCACGGACGAATGGATCGCCTATCGCAAACTGGCGCGTCATGGCTACCAGCATGGCAGGGTCGATCACTCCCGCGATCAATGGGTTTCCGGTATCCACCACACCAACTCGATTGAGGGCTTCTGGTCCATGCTCAAGCGGTCGATCCGGGGCACGCATATTCATGTCAGCCGTCAGCATCTTTCGAAGTACCTCGGCGAGTTTGAGTTCCGCTGGAATTCGCGCCACGCGCCCGAGATGATGTTCGCACGGCTCTTGATGTCTTTTTAG
- a CDS encoding exodeoxyribonuclease VII small subunit: MANTKTVPADIAKMSFEDALKELDAIVQALESGDSRLDDAITSYERGAALKKHCEEKLREAQAKVEKIVLGAGGEAAAEPADID, translated from the coding sequence ATGGCCAATACCAAGACGGTGCCTGCCGATATCGCGAAAATGAGCTTCGAGGACGCCTTGAAGGAACTGGATGCGATCGTCCAGGCACTGGAAAGCGGGGATTCCAGGCTTGATGACGCCATCACCTCCTACGAGCGGGGAGCGGCGCTCAAGAAGCATTGCGAGGAAAAGCTTCGCGAGGCTCAGGCCAAGGTGGAAAAAATCGTCCTTGGTGCCGGGGGCGAGGCTGCCGCCGAGCCGGCCGACATTGACTGA
- the dxs gene encoding 1-deoxy-D-xylulose-5-phosphate synthase: protein MKTGHTPLLDTVVTPADTRTFSHDQLKQLADELRSETVDAVSVTGGHLGASLGVVELTVAIHHVFNTPDDRLIWDVGHQSYPHKILTGRRDRIRTLRQPGGLYGFTKRAESEYDPFGTAHSSTSISAGFGMAVARDLLGKTNNVISVIGDGAMSAGMAYEAMNNAGDSDSRLVVILNDNDMSIAPPVGAMSAYLSRLISSKPYRSIRHAAKEVAKRFPRPLEKAVERVEEYARGMVTGGTLFEELGFFYVGPLDGHNLDHLLPVLRNVRDSKEKGPVLVHVVTQKGKGYGPAEESADKYHGVSKFDVVTGKQQKAKANAPAYTKVFAQSLIKEAEKDEKIVAITAAMPSGTGLDQFGKAFPDRTFDVGIAEQHAVTFAGGLATEGMKPFAAIYSTFLQRAYDQVVHDIALQSLPVRFAIDRAGLVGADGPTHAGSYDIAYLGCLPNFVLMAASDEAELVHMVATAAAIDDRPSALRYPRGEGIGIELPEFGVPLEIGKGRLVREGSKVAILSYGARLQEALVAAEELGAKGLSTTVADARFTKPLDEDLVRRLAREHEVLITIEEGAIGGFASHVMQFLALNGELDHGLKFRPMTLPDRFINHGKPDGMYEDAGLRAPNIVCTALAALGREAEVESLLKAAAAK from the coding sequence TTGAAAACCGGACATACACCTCTCCTGGATACGGTGGTGACGCCCGCCGACACCCGGACGTTCAGCCACGACCAGTTGAAACAGCTCGCCGACGAGCTTCGCAGCGAAACCGTCGACGCGGTCTCGGTCACTGGCGGACATCTGGGTGCCAGCCTTGGTGTGGTGGAACTCACCGTTGCCATACATCATGTGTTCAACACGCCCGATGACCGGCTCATCTGGGACGTAGGTCACCAGTCCTATCCGCACAAGATTTTGACCGGCCGGCGCGACCGGATTCGCACGCTGCGTCAGCCCGGCGGGCTCTACGGTTTTACCAAGCGCGCCGAAAGCGAATACGATCCCTTCGGCACGGCGCACAGTTCCACATCCATTTCGGCCGGGTTCGGCATGGCGGTGGCGCGCGATCTTCTCGGCAAGACCAACAACGTTATCAGCGTCATCGGCGATGGGGCGATGAGCGCGGGCATGGCCTATGAGGCGATGAACAATGCGGGCGATTCCGATTCGCGTCTCGTTGTCATCCTCAATGACAATGACATGTCCATCGCGCCGCCGGTCGGCGCAATGAGCGCCTATCTTTCGCGCCTGATTTCGTCAAAGCCCTATCGTTCGATCCGTCACGCGGCCAAGGAAGTCGCCAAGCGCTTCCCCCGCCCGCTGGAAAAAGCGGTCGAGCGGGTCGAGGAATATGCGCGCGGCATGGTGACCGGCGGCACGCTGTTCGAGGAGCTGGGTTTCTTTTACGTCGGGCCACTCGATGGCCATAATCTCGATCACCTTCTGCCGGTCCTGAGAAATGTCAGGGATTCCAAAGAGAAAGGCCCGGTCCTGGTCCATGTGGTGACGCAAAAGGGCAAGGGCTACGGGCCGGCCGAGGAATCGGCCGACAAGTATCACGGCGTCAGCAAGTTCGACGTGGTCACGGGCAAGCAGCAGAAGGCCAAGGCCAACGCGCCGGCCTACACGAAGGTGTTCGCCCAGTCTCTCATCAAGGAGGCGGAAAAAGACGAGAAGATCGTTGCGATCACGGCCGCGATGCCCTCGGGCACCGGCCTCGATCAGTTTGGCAAGGCTTTTCCGGATCGCACCTTCGACGTCGGCATCGCCGAGCAGCACGCGGTAACCTTCGCCGGCGGCCTGGCCACGGAAGGCATGAAGCCTTTTGCAGCAATCTACTCGACGTTCCTGCAGCGCGCCTACGATCAGGTCGTGCATGATATCGCCCTTCAAAGCCTGCCGGTGCGTTTCGCCATCGACCGGGCCGGGCTGGTGGGCGCCGACGGTCCCACCCATGCGGGCTCATACGACATCGCCTATCTGGGTTGCCTGCCGAACTTCGTTCTGATGGCCGCCAGTGACGAGGCGGAGCTCGTGCATATGGTGGCGACGGCGGCGGCCATCGACGACCGGCCGTCCGCCCTGCGTTATCCGCGCGGCGAGGGGATCGGCATTGAGTTGCCGGAATTCGGCGTGCCACTCGAAATCGGCAAGGGGCGGCTCGTGCGCGAGGGCAGCAAGGTGGCGATCCTGTCCTACGGCGCGCGGCTTCAGGAGGCGCTCGTGGCGGCGGAAGAGCTTGGCGCGAAGGGATTGTCCACCACGGTGGCCGATGCCCGTTTCACCAAGCCGCTCGACGAGGATCTGGTGCGCCGGCTGGCGCGCGAGCACGAAGTGCTGATCACGATCGAGGAGGGCGCCATCGGCGGGTTCGCGAGCCACGTCATGCAATTCCTGGCCTTGAACGGCGAGCTTGACCATGGCCTCAAGTTCCGTCCCATGACGCTTCCCGACAGGTTCATCAATCACGGCAAGCCCGATGGCATGTACGAAGATGCCGGGCTCAGGGCGCCCAACATCGTGTGCACTGCTCTGGCGGCGCTCGGTCGCGAGGCCGAAGTTGAAAGCCTGCTGAAGGCGGCGGCCGCGAAGTAG
- a CDS encoding TlyA family RNA methyltransferase: protein MLVARGLAPSRAKAQALIRAGQVFAGTVRLDKPGHGVGEDLDLEVRAALPYVSRGGLKLAHAIDHFGFDASGRTALDIGASTGGFSDVLLQNGARRVYAVDVGRGQLDWGLRNDPRVIVLEGVNARYLSRREVPEPIEALVCDASFIGLKTVLPAALDLVTPGGWLVALIKPQFEVGRDKVGKKGVVRDPELHRSVCTDIEAWLAARPGWAVRGVTESPVTGPEGNREFLIGAERVG, encoded by the coding sequence TTGCTGGTCGCTCGCGGCCTCGCACCCAGCCGGGCCAAGGCGCAGGCGCTCATCCGCGCGGGACAGGTGTTTGCCGGGACGGTCCGCCTCGACAAGCCGGGACATGGCGTGGGCGAGGACCTCGACCTGGAAGTCCGGGCGGCGCTCCCCTATGTCTCGCGCGGTGGGCTCAAGCTGGCCCACGCGATCGATCATTTCGGGTTCGACGCGAGCGGGCGCACGGCTCTCGACATTGGCGCCTCGACGGGCGGTTTCAGCGATGTCCTGCTGCAAAACGGGGCGCGACGGGTTTATGCGGTGGATGTCGGGCGGGGTCAACTCGACTGGGGTCTGCGCAACGATCCGCGCGTCATAGTGCTCGAAGGAGTGAACGCGCGCTATTTAAGCCGTCGGGAAGTCCCCGAGCCCATCGAGGCGCTCGTCTGCGACGCCAGCTTCATCGGCCTGAAAACAGTCTTGCCCGCAGCGCTCGACCTGGTCACGCCGGGTGGCTGGCTGGTGGCGCTGATCAAGCCCCAATTCGAGGTCGGCCGAGACAAGGTGGGCAAGAAGGGCGTGGTCCGTGACCCCGAATTGCACCGTTCGGTCTGTACCGATATCGAGGCCTGGCTGGCGGCCCGGCCTGGCTGGGCGGTCAGGGGGGTGACCGAAAGCCCCGTCACGGGGCCGGAAGGCAATCGCGAGTTCCTGATTGGCGCCGAGCGGGTGGGCTAG